From Bacillus marinisedimentorum:
GGCTAAGCGGAAACCCGCTGCTTCTTAGGGATTTCAATCGTAAACGTTGTTCCAACCCCTTCCTTGCTGTCAACAATGATTTCCCCGCTGATCCGTTTAATGATATCAAAGCAAATTAGCATCCCGAGCCCTGTCCCTTTATCCTTCGTCGAATAATATGGCTGTCCGAGCCGCTGGACTTGCTTTTTGCTCATCCCCACTCCTTCATCCTTAATGTCTATCCGAATGACTTCGCCCGCATCCGTTGCATACACAAAAAAGTTGCCTCCATCCGCCATCGCTTCAATTCCATTTTTAACGATATTGATAAAGAGCTGGCGAAACTCATGAGGATCCCCTTCAACAAGCAAGTGCTCATCAATCTTTGTATACATCTCGATATTGGACATATGGCTGTACGGCTTCATGAACTCCACCACTTCCATCAGGAGTTTTGTTAAATCAACCTCTTGGAAGTGCTTTGTGTTCGGCCTGGCCAGAGACAAAAAATTGTTGATGATCGTTTGCGTCCGCTCCAATTCCTGAAGTGATACCCTCACGAACATATTCTGCGAATCTGTAAGATTATCTTCGTTTTTCAAAATTTGCATAAAACCCTTTATTGTTGTCATTGGATTGCGGATTTCATGGGCGACTGAAGCGGCCAGCTGACTGACAGCCGTCAGTTTCTCCGCTTTTTGCAGTTCATCCAGCATACGGTTTTGAAGAATTGTCATTTCGATGATATAAATAACCGCAGCCAGAGCAAGAAATGATACAAGCGAGAATACAAACAAATAATTAATTTCATTCGTATAACCTTGCCGGACAAGAACCGAAACCCTTGTTGCAGTAATAAGCAAATATACGAAAAAGCTGATGCCCAATTTCATCTGCATGCCGCCGTATAAATAGCTTTTTCTCAAGAAATAAAGAATGGCAAACATCACTGAATAGTTAACGATGATCATGTTTATGCCTGACAGATCAATACCGGCCTGGACAACTGCCATGAAAGCGATGATAAATAAGCTTGCCCCGGGGCCGATATAAAAGAACGTGATAATAAAGGGGATCAATTTCAAATCAAAGGCAAGACCGCTATCA
This genomic window contains:
- a CDS encoding sensor histidine kinase translates to MIDFVKDLLLHFAIIVFLGFMYNFLFSQRREIGQRHIMLLVVLAVLVVTIVFPVEFDSGLAFDLKLIPFIITFFYIGPGASLFIIAFMAVVQAGIDLSGINMIIVNYSVMFAILYFLRKSYLYGGMQMKLGISFFVYLLITATRVSVLVRQGYTNEINYLFVFSLVSFLALAAVIYIIEMTILQNRMLDELQKAEKLTAVSQLAASVAHEIRNPMTTIKGFMQILKNEDNLTDSQNMFVRVSLQELERTQTIINNFLSLARPNTKHFQEVDLTKLLMEVVEFMKPYSHMSNIEMYTKIDEHLLVEGDPHEFRQLFINIVKNGIEAMADGGNFFVYATDAGEVIRIDIKDEGVGMSKKQVQRLGQPYYSTKDKGTGLGMLICFDIIKRISGEIIVDSKEGVGTTFTIEIPKKQRVSA